From a region of the Arachis ipaensis cultivar K30076 chromosome B09, Araip1.1, whole genome shotgun sequence genome:
- the LOC107617830 gene encoding pentatricopeptide repeat-containing protein At1g26900, mitochondrial: protein MKEGVPALHLHHKVALLLGSSCKTQSHISQIHAFMLKTALINLPFPLSKLLAASISHIHYAASIFNSAPNPNLFMFNTMLRGYSISNSPAKALPLFNQLRNRPILIDRFSFITVIKACARLSNLVFGRGLHGLALRSGTLLFLDFRNTLLHFYCVSRRLGDAHNLFDEFPQRNDLVSWNTLMAGHLLASQPELTFHLFRKMRCCGVEASVATALSLLSAAADMQSFLGGKCLHGYYIRLGLSSNLNVLTALIDLYARMGRIFLAHRVFDGVAQKDVILWNCLIGKYARNGLLGEAVKLLQQMSLEGFKPNSSTLVGLLLGCPASGSMQVVRYVTSFMVEEKLELDTVLGTALVNAYAKCGFLDEATDIFERMKGKDMKAWTAMISGHGIHGQPTNAVKLFNRMDNEGFRPNEVTFLAVLSACSHGGLVIEGMEIFKSMVCKYGFSPQVEHYGSLIDLLGRAGMLHEAHKLIESLPIKGDATAWRTLLSACRVYGDVKLGECVKDVLSSIYTEHPTDSLLISGIYVAAGRISDLIRLQELKQTNAVTVETDGGNMLKEAGVSIVEIDNQG from the coding sequence ATGAAAGAGGGTGTTCCAGCATTGCATTTGCATCACAAGGTAGCTCTTCTCTTGGGATCATCATGCAAAACCCAATCCCACATTTCTCAAATTCACGCCTTTATGCTCAAAACCGCACTCATCAACCTTCCCTTCCCGCTCAGCAAGCTCCTCGCAGCATCAATCTCACACATCCACTACGCTGCCTCCATTTTCAATTCTGCTCCAAACCCCAATCTTTTCATGTTCAACACTATGCTCAGAGGATATTCCATCAGCAACTCCCCTGCCAAGGCCTTGCCCCTTTTCAACCAACTTAGGAACCGCCCAATTCTCATTGACCGCTTCTCTTTCATCACTGTCATCAAGGCTTGTGCTAGGCTTTCCAACCTTGTCTTTGGGCGAGGCCTTCATGGCCTTGCACTCAGGTCTGGAACTCTGCTTTTTCTTGATTTCAGGAATACCCTTTTGCATTTCTACTGCGTTTCCAGGAGACTTGGAGATGCTCACAACCTGTTTGATGAATTTCCCCAACGAAATGACTTGGTCTCATGGAACACTTTGATGGCTGGCCACCTTCTTGCTTCTCAGCCTGAGCTGACCTTTCATTTGTTTCGGAAGATGCGTTGTTGCGGGGTTGAAGCGAGTGTTGCAACTGCATTGAGTCTTTTGTCGGCAGCTGCTGATATGCAGAGTTTTCTTGGAGGCAAGTGTCTTCATGGTTACTATATCCGACTTGGACTTAGTTCTAATTTGAATGTTCTTACTGCATTGATTGATCTCTATGCAAGAATGGGTCGTATCTTTTTGGCACATCGAGTTTTTGATGGTGTTGCTCAGAAGGATGTTATCCTATGGAACTGCTTGATTGGCAAGTATGCAAGAAATGGGCTGCTTGGAGAAGCAGTAAAATTGCTGCAGCAAATGAGTCTTGAAGGTTTTAAACCTAATTCTTCTACTTTAGTTGGGTTGCTTTTGGGTTGCCCTGCTTCCGGATCTATGCAAGTAGTACGATATGTTACTAGTTTTATGGTAGAGGAGAAACTAGAGCTGGATACAGTTCTTGGAACAGCACTTGTTAATGCATATGCCAAATGTGGCTTTCTAGACGAGGCTACAGACATATTTGAGAGGATGAAGGGTAAAGATATGAAAGCATGGACAGCCATGATTTCAGGTCATGGAATTCATGGCCAGCCGACTAATGCTGTTAAGCTTTTCAACAGGATGGATAATGAAGGGTTTAGACCAAATGAGGTTACATTCTTGGCAGTTCTCAGTGCTTGTAGCCATGGAGGGCTTGTAATTGAGGGGATGGAAATTTTTAAGAGCATGGTTTGCAAATATGGCTTTTCACCACAAGTTGAACATTATGGATCTCTCATTGATCTTCTAGGTCGAGCAGGGATGCTACATGAAGCGCACAAACTAATTGAAAGCTTGCCTATTAAGGGCGATGCAACTGCATGGCGTACATTGCTTTCTGCTTGCCGAGTCTATGGTGATGTTAAATTGGGGGAATGTGTGAAAGATGTGCTAAGCAGCATTTATACAGAGCATCCTACAGATTCACTCCTGATTTCTG